A single Paenibacillus sp. FSL R5-0517 DNA region contains:
- a CDS encoding DUF4132 domain-containing protein, with the protein MNQEDQVQVYMDELQERAKSLTGVQLELAGYVVEIAGSTYLRGDEKMFLNTEKLLERLAAETQKPLFQPLLDVLQHLASESLVARFRYIAERATRFPYSNNYERRPFRTSDPGQHVAQVIRKLMGLFRMEMNNFSLEEYVSLREYKLDYLHEIRWVLADCIAYELDHQGGGMKQALHDIIYGDNQNALLTHEMIKGIFMSDQVEAYQMVGELLVAARLQEGLRQSIVERMDEGTLEAYIYILKIIIDNNLIRFSSVVRALAVWTGIGIEAANQRVAAQLIEQAHEALVQPEVREAWQQEANANKLFISLWATAVIEENDLKSKIIEIMDQGQLYQKIVAQYVLANSQNRELRLDIARRYLEAQDTELMHWIVTNYDAMYMYNWSFENGENQRSVYVWPLQALEDKALRRQDFDRFKQMLGVIPKGGSGGPSGVLEYVHYRIDMDDVVKKMLYLAAYDMDPEWIGEVIAIKDRLSPELRGELLSQFVQHPENEVQRQFVFESLSDKSMSNRESALAKAKLLTLTVEEMEQMEALMKLKTGSLRQKVIHVLLLQPIDQLTVSLKRLLQAKSELQRLGALELLTEIAADPERADQQEALQPLAQLIETPTAKEQKLLDKLTDQGSRYTASNGFGLFDPKRREPLLDEMRDLKDVTPKDIFTLSLDKTRPFLEGLNELVHEHRDYEYEVEYYAGYKETLLVGASLRSKVPYGERNEMKHMQQFPLHEVWENYIQHGEFSSMELMQLYMVIQLRDFNGKLSDHYSYFHDQYGYEELQKIPLLEGWRKTFAEQIYPLEDIEKLQQMLNSLPYKDQVVALISAAFLDSDPIDTFEIAEKTWASIIASMPADRLEKESGMLHILTAPWNYVVRGKIHDDNSFKRFFQTAYQFTSLVERSEPLSLLSLEDFLRAYQLNLIDEQEIYRQVLVGGNRLMFIRNLTSTRTEEIASDPKLIHLRDTVVNRILEIELTRGELSTEVSTLAMKLERIEGMEHWVHLVSAMDQDTFVRGYIYSYGDNTTRKETFSYLIQNCHPRDGEDEKQLGELLQKYPIKEKKLLEAAMYAPQWMEIVAKHLGWEGLRSAAWYFHAHINERFTAEKETIVAHYSPISPQDFNEGAFDIAWFEEAYAAVGEERFNLLYDCAKYISGGANHRRSQLFADAALGKLRLEDMRDSVSDKRNKDHLLTYSLIPFAVNREQDLRERYDFIQKFLTQSKQFGAQRRASEGVASQIALGNLARNAGYADVTRLMWDMEARKLDEMRSFFEPYALDADTTAQLVIDEEGQPEMVIVSKGKTLKSVPARFKKDGYIAELKELKTDLVDQYRRARQELERSMTAGTSFTRQEIASLMQNPVIHPLVRTLVFQSGDKMGRFDGSSSGLVAPGPEGTIHALAEQDQLLIAHPLHLYQSGSWSEFQRDLFTRQERQPFKQVFRELYLPNEDELANGTVSRRYAGYQIQPKKTVALLKGRQWTVSYEEGLQKVSYEHNLIANLYAMADWFSPADTEAPTLETVQFYDRKSYKPVPLQDVPLTFFSEVMRDIDLVVSVAHVGGVDPEASLTTIEMRHVIVNESLRLLKIDNVRLDGNYARIDGKLGEYAVHLGSGNVFKQATGALHIVPVHSQHRGRIFLPFLDEDPRTAEILSKVMLLAEDKKIKDPQILAQLQN; encoded by the coding sequence ATGAATCAGGAAGATCAAGTGCAGGTGTATATGGATGAATTGCAGGAAAGAGCCAAGTCGTTAACAGGGGTACAGCTTGAGTTGGCAGGTTATGTTGTGGAGATCGCCGGGTCTACGTATTTGCGTGGAGACGAAAAGATGTTTTTGAATACAGAAAAGTTGCTTGAAAGGCTGGCTGCAGAGACACAGAAGCCATTATTCCAGCCACTATTGGATGTGCTCCAGCATCTGGCGAGTGAGTCATTGGTTGCACGATTCCGTTATATTGCAGAGCGTGCGACCCGTTTCCCATACAGTAACAACTATGAACGCAGGCCCTTCCGCACATCCGATCCGGGGCAGCATGTAGCACAGGTCATCCGTAAACTGATGGGGTTGTTCCGGATGGAAATGAATAATTTTTCTCTGGAAGAATATGTGTCACTTCGTGAGTACAAGCTGGATTATCTGCATGAGATCCGTTGGGTCCTGGCGGATTGTATCGCGTATGAACTGGATCATCAGGGCGGAGGTATGAAGCAGGCGCTGCACGATATTATATATGGTGACAATCAGAATGCACTGTTAACCCATGAAATGATAAAGGGCATATTCATGAGCGATCAGGTGGAAGCCTATCAGATGGTAGGTGAGCTGCTGGTTGCAGCACGGTTGCAGGAAGGTCTGCGCCAAAGCATTGTGGAGCGGATGGATGAAGGAACACTGGAAGCCTATATTTACATATTAAAAATCATTATCGACAACAACCTGATTCGTTTCAGTTCTGTGGTAAGAGCGCTCGCTGTCTGGACGGGGATCGGCATAGAAGCAGCCAATCAGCGAGTTGCTGCACAGCTCATTGAACAGGCTCATGAGGCGCTGGTGCAACCAGAGGTACGAGAAGCCTGGCAGCAGGAAGCGAACGCGAACAAACTCTTTATCAGCCTGTGGGCGACAGCAGTCATCGAAGAGAATGATTTGAAGAGCAAGATCATCGAGATTATGGATCAAGGCCAATTATATCAGAAGATCGTGGCCCAATATGTACTGGCTAACAGCCAGAACCGAGAGCTTCGATTGGACATTGCACGTCGGTATCTGGAAGCGCAGGATACCGAGTTAATGCACTGGATTGTGACCAACTATGACGCCATGTATATGTATAACTGGAGTTTCGAGAATGGTGAGAATCAGCGTAGCGTTTACGTGTGGCCATTGCAGGCTCTTGAAGATAAGGCCTTGCGGCGTCAGGACTTTGACCGATTCAAACAGATGTTGGGTGTCATTCCAAAAGGCGGGTCAGGCGGGCCATCGGGTGTACTTGAGTATGTTCACTACCGGATTGATATGGATGATGTAGTCAAAAAAATGTTATATCTGGCCGCTTATGATATGGACCCGGAATGGATCGGCGAAGTCATTGCAATCAAGGACCGCCTAAGCCCGGAACTGCGTGGAGAACTGTTATCCCAGTTTGTTCAGCATCCTGAGAATGAGGTGCAAAGACAGTTTGTGTTTGAGAGTCTGTCTGATAAAAGTATGAGTAACCGGGAGAGTGCACTCGCCAAGGCGAAGTTGCTCACGTTGACAGTTGAAGAGATGGAACAGATGGAGGCACTGATGAAGCTCAAGACAGGCTCACTTCGTCAGAAGGTCATCCATGTATTATTACTGCAACCTATAGACCAATTGACGGTCTCACTGAAGCGACTTTTGCAGGCTAAGAGTGAGTTGCAGCGTCTGGGCGCACTCGAATTGTTGACCGAGATTGCGGCAGATCCGGAGCGGGCAGATCAGCAGGAGGCATTACAGCCATTGGCGCAGCTTATTGAGACACCAACTGCCAAGGAACAGAAACTGCTGGATAAGCTGACCGATCAGGGGAGTCGTTACACAGCCTCCAATGGATTTGGTTTATTTGATCCGAAGCGACGTGAGCCATTGCTGGATGAGATGCGTGATCTCAAGGACGTTACTCCGAAGGACATCTTCACGCTCTCTCTGGATAAGACCAGACCTTTTCTGGAGGGTCTCAATGAATTGGTGCATGAACACAGGGATTATGAGTATGAAGTGGAGTACTACGCTGGCTATAAAGAAACATTGTTAGTTGGAGCGAGTCTTCGCTCCAAGGTTCCGTATGGAGAGCGCAATGAAATGAAGCATATGCAGCAGTTTCCGCTTCATGAGGTATGGGAGAACTATATTCAACATGGCGAGTTTAGCAGTATGGAGTTAATGCAGTTGTATATGGTTATACAGCTCCGGGATTTCAATGGCAAATTGAGCGACCATTACAGTTACTTCCATGATCAGTATGGCTATGAAGAACTGCAAAAGATTCCGTTACTGGAAGGCTGGCGCAAGACGTTTGCTGAACAAATCTATCCGCTGGAGGATATCGAAAAACTGCAGCAGATGCTGAATTCGTTACCGTATAAGGATCAGGTAGTGGCGCTTATATCGGCAGCATTTCTGGATAGCGATCCGATCGACACGTTTGAGATAGCCGAGAAGACTTGGGCCTCTATTATTGCGAGTATGCCTGCTGATCGACTCGAAAAGGAGTCAGGCATGCTTCATATTCTGACTGCACCCTGGAATTATGTGGTTCGTGGCAAAATCCATGACGATAACAGCTTCAAACGTTTCTTCCAGACGGCTTACCAGTTCACCAGTCTTGTAGAGCGTAGTGAGCCGCTGTCTTTACTGTCACTTGAAGATTTCCTCCGTGCGTACCAGTTGAACCTGATTGACGAACAGGAGATATATCGACAGGTTCTGGTCGGTGGGAATCGTCTGATGTTTATTCGGAACTTAACATCCACTCGTACGGAAGAGATCGCAAGTGACCCGAAGCTGATTCACTTACGGGATACGGTCGTTAATCGGATTCTGGAAATCGAGCTGACCCGGGGAGAACTCTCTACAGAAGTAAGTACACTTGCCATGAAACTGGAACGAATTGAAGGCATGGAACACTGGGTACATCTAGTCTCTGCGATGGATCAGGATACCTTTGTCCGTGGATATATCTACAGTTATGGGGACAACACAACACGCAAAGAGACGTTCAGCTATCTGATTCAGAATTGTCATCCACGGGATGGAGAAGATGAGAAACAACTCGGAGAGTTGCTCCAGAAATACCCAATTAAAGAGAAAAAATTGCTGGAAGCAGCCATGTACGCGCCACAGTGGATGGAGATTGTTGCAAAACATCTGGGATGGGAAGGTCTTCGCAGTGCGGCATGGTACTTCCATGCTCATATCAATGAACGCTTTACTGCGGAGAAAGAAACCATCGTGGCCCACTATTCTCCAATCTCACCACAGGACTTTAATGAAGGTGCGTTTGATATCGCTTGGTTTGAAGAAGCTTATGCTGCTGTCGGGGAGGAACGGTTCAATCTCTTATACGATTGTGCCAAGTATATTTCCGGGGGAGCCAACCATCGCAGATCTCAATTGTTTGCGGATGCTGCACTGGGCAAGCTTCGGCTGGAGGATATGCGTGATTCCGTGTCAGACAAGCGAAACAAAGATCATTTATTAACTTACAGTCTGATTCCATTCGCCGTAAATCGTGAACAGGATCTGCGTGAGCGTTACGACTTCATTCAGAAATTCCTGACACAGAGCAAGCAATTCGGCGCACAACGCCGCGCAAGTGAAGGTGTAGCATCACAGATTGCACTGGGTAACCTTGCTCGTAATGCTGGCTATGCCGATGTTACGCGGCTGATGTGGGACATGGAAGCACGTAAGCTCGATGAAATGAGATCTTTCTTTGAGCCATATGCATTGGATGCTGACACGACAGCACAATTGGTCATTGATGAGGAAGGCCAGCCCGAGATGGTTATCGTTAGCAAAGGCAAGACACTCAAATCTGTACCTGCCCGGTTCAAAAAAGATGGATATATCGCTGAACTGAAAGAGCTCAAAACGGATCTGGTGGATCAGTATCGCCGGGCAAGACAGGAGCTGGAGCGTTCGATGACGGCTGGAACATCCTTTACACGTCAGGAAATTGCCAGTCTGATGCAAAATCCGGTTATACATCCGTTGGTAAGAACGCTTGTATTCCAGTCAGGTGACAAGATGGGAAGATTCGATGGTTCGTCCAGTGGTCTGGTTGCTCCAGGACCAGAGGGTACGATCCATGCCCTAGCGGAACAGGATCAACTGTTGATTGCTCATCCGCTTCATCTGTATCAGAGCGGAAGCTGGAGTGAATTCCAACGGGATCTGTTCACCCGTCAGGAGCGTCAGCCGTTCAAGCAGGTATTCCGTGAATTATATCTTCCTAACGAGGACGAATTGGCTAATGGTACGGTGTCCCGTCGATATGCCGGGTATCAGATTCAACCGAAAAAAACAGTTGCTCTGCTCAAAGGACGCCAATGGACAGTCAGTTATGAAGAAGGTCTGCAGAAGGTAAGCTACGAGCATAATCTGATTGCAAATCTCTATGCCATGGCCGATTGGTTCTCACCGGCAGATACCGAAGCACCAACACTGGAGACGGTGCAGTTCTACGATCGCAAGAGCTACAAACCTGTACCGTTGCAAGATGTGCCGCTGACGTTCTTCTCGGAAGTTATGCGTGATATCGATCTGGTGGTCAGTGTTGCACATGTGGGAGGTGTAGATCCGGAAGCCAGCCTGACCACCATCGAGATGCGCCATGTCATTGTGAACGAGTCGTTGCGTCTGCTGAAGATCGACAATGTACGTCTGGATGGGAATTACGCACGGATTGATGGTAAATTGGGTGAGTATGCTGTTCATCTGGGTAGCGGCAATGTATTCAAACAAGCTACAGGTGCCCTTCATATCGTACCAGTGCACAGTCAGCATCGGGGTCGAATCTTCCTGCCATTCCTTGATGAAGATCCGAGAACGGCCGAGATTCTGTCCAAGGTGATGTTGCTTGCCGAAGATAAGAAGATCAAGGACCCGCAGATTCTTGCACAGTTACAGAATTAG
- a CDS encoding formate/nitrite transporter family protein — METEALRNVEQLALKKHKIYKQSLIRYLARSMLASMFIGFGVIVAFKTGNFFYMEQSPFTYPMAAITFGAAIILIAYGGGDLFTGNTFYYTYAALRKKLRWFEVIKLWIASYSGNLMGAAVFALLIYLTGLFDSSQVNGFLLSVVEHKMEVPTMQLFFRGILCNWLVCMAFFVPMFMKENGAKMFAMMLFVFCFFISGYEHSIANMCTFAIALVLNHPGTISFEGVLHNLVPVTLGNLVGGVLLMGFMYYAVNKPFLDEETH; from the coding sequence ATGGAAACGGAAGCTCTACGGAACGTGGAACAACTTGCTCTGAAGAAACACAAGATTTACAAACAAAGCTTAATCAGGTACCTTGCACGTTCCATGCTGGCCAGTATGTTTATCGGATTCGGCGTCATCGTGGCGTTTAAGACAGGTAACTTCTTTTATATGGAGCAGTCCCCGTTTACCTATCCGATGGCAGCCATTACGTTTGGCGCGGCCATCATCCTGATCGCCTACGGTGGGGGTGACCTGTTCACGGGCAATACGTTCTATTACACGTATGCGGCGCTGCGCAAGAAACTGCGCTGGTTCGAAGTGATCAAGCTGTGGATTGCAAGTTATAGCGGTAATCTGATGGGCGCAGCCGTGTTTGCCTTGTTAATATACCTGACCGGATTGTTCGACTCGTCTCAGGTGAATGGGTTTCTGTTAAGCGTGGTGGAGCACAAGATGGAGGTCCCAACCATGCAGCTCTTTTTCCGGGGAATTTTGTGTAACTGGCTCGTATGTATGGCATTCTTTGTCCCGATGTTCATGAAGGAGAATGGAGCCAAAATGTTTGCCATGATGCTCTTTGTGTTCTGCTTCTTCATCTCGGGATATGAGCACAGCATCGCCAATATGTGTACGTTCGCGATCGCGCTTGTGCTGAATCACCCGGGGACGATCTCATTTGAAGGTGTGCTTCACAACCTGGTGCCCGTGACCCTGGGTAATCTGGTGGGTGGTGTGCTGCTGATGGGCTTTATGTATTATGCGGTGAACAAACCGTTTCTGGATGAAGAGACACATTAA
- a CDS encoding glycoside hydrolase family 3 C-terminal domain-containing protein produces MNRRLNLIFLKRWFMLLIIVAVAAMPLHAFAAEAEFGADRPWMNKSLSAEERTELLLKEMTLEEKVGFVTGKVNNYYGFYNDGLERLGIPALQMADGPAGVRVANPDVQDKKSTALPAPIALAASWDTNLAKKYGDLIGQEAHDTTHNVVLGPGLDIARTPWGSRNFESLGEDPLLASGMGAAYVNGIQSNPVIATAKHYILNNQETERFTTNATASERAIQEVYARPFQAMVQKADLGSAMCSFNQVNGTYACENKEMLTDVLKDQFGFEGFVMSDYGANFSTAKSANAGLDLETPGEPYGKWGDKLLEAVNKGEVSEQTIDEKVRRILLQMFDKGLFDNPVTNTQINAKKDGKQAREIAEESMVLLQNNDNVLPLSKKNVKSIAVIGPDADNASAAGGGSSLVNPTYTVSPLQGIRNRAGNGVDVKYAAGTDPISAGDAFNGPSAVPSTLLSPADAQKSERDYGTDRAEYGLRAEYWTNKDMEGNPSLVRTDNQVNMNLGFYNYEGFNAQSSKLPVTPTKFNAKMSARWIGAITAPQTGEYKLSLTSLGSAKLYVDDELLVDNQGDTLSTTKKEITFKEGESHDIRIEYRTDFPVQSNHDMGAQVRFGWEAPEDAVDIKMQKAVELAKKSDVAVVVTRTYDSEGYVDRSDLELPNNQEQLIRKVAAANPKTIVVQMSGRAVEMDSWQKEVPSIVQAWYAGQEQGNAVARVLFGDVNPSGKLPVTFPSDDSQTPVSTAEQFPGVNGVGNYSEGIFVGYKGYDKEGMTPAFAFGHGLSYTDFNYRNLHVKNTGKGDKATVEVSLNLRNTGKVSGAEVVQVYVGNLPTKVETPEKQLAGWAKVDLKAGKQQRVNIQLDRSALSYWDETSHEWVMPKGKVQVYVGNASDDIRLTGSVNIGSKSGK; encoded by the coding sequence ATGAACAGAAGACTCAATCTAATTTTCCTCAAACGATGGTTTATGCTATTAATCATCGTGGCGGTTGCGGCTATGCCGCTGCATGCCTTCGCCGCGGAGGCGGAATTCGGGGCTGATCGGCCTTGGATGAACAAATCCTTATCTGCGGAGGAGCGCACCGAGCTGTTACTCAAGGAGATGACGCTGGAGGAGAAAGTTGGATTCGTAACTGGTAAAGTAAATAACTATTATGGTTTCTATAATGATGGATTGGAGCGCCTCGGCATTCCGGCATTACAGATGGCAGATGGACCTGCAGGGGTACGTGTGGCCAACCCGGATGTGCAGGACAAAAAGTCTACGGCACTGCCTGCACCAATTGCGCTAGCTGCTTCCTGGGACACTAATCTTGCCAAGAAATATGGTGATCTGATCGGTCAGGAAGCACATGATACAACACATAATGTAGTTCTCGGCCCTGGGCTGGATATTGCACGTACACCATGGGGTTCCCGGAACTTTGAATCGCTCGGTGAAGATCCATTGCTGGCTTCCGGTATGGGTGCAGCGTATGTAAACGGGATTCAAAGCAATCCGGTTATCGCTACAGCGAAACACTACATCCTGAACAACCAGGAGACGGAGCGTTTCACCACCAATGCAACAGCCAGCGAACGTGCCATTCAGGAAGTCTATGCACGTCCGTTCCAAGCGATGGTTCAAAAAGCGGATCTCGGTTCCGCAATGTGTTCATTTAACCAGGTGAACGGTACATACGCTTGTGAGAACAAGGAGATGCTGACCGATGTCCTTAAGGATCAGTTTGGCTTCGAAGGGTTCGTCATGAGTGATTACGGTGCAAACTTCAGCACTGCCAAATCCGCCAATGCGGGTCTGGATCTGGAGACACCTGGGGAGCCGTATGGCAAATGGGGAGACAAATTGCTGGAAGCCGTGAACAAAGGCGAAGTCAGCGAGCAAACGATTGATGAGAAGGTTAGACGCATTTTGCTTCAGATGTTCGATAAAGGGCTGTTCGATAATCCTGTAACGAATACACAAATCAATGCCAAGAAAGACGGCAAACAAGCGCGTGAAATTGCAGAAGAGAGCATGGTTCTTTTGCAAAACAACGATAATGTACTGCCACTTTCCAAGAAAAACGTGAAATCCATCGCGGTCATCGGACCGGATGCAGATAACGCATCAGCTGCTGGTGGTGGTAGCAGTCTGGTTAACCCGACGTATACCGTAAGTCCACTGCAAGGTATCCGTAACCGTGCCGGTAACGGTGTGGATGTAAAATATGCGGCCGGAACTGATCCAATCTCCGCAGGAGATGCATTTAATGGACCGTCTGCCGTACCTTCCACTCTTTTATCGCCAGCAGATGCTCAAAAAAGTGAAAGAGACTATGGTACAGATCGTGCGGAATACGGTCTGCGTGCTGAATACTGGACGAATAAAGATATGGAGGGTAACCCTTCTCTGGTCCGTACAGACAATCAGGTCAACATGAATCTTGGATTCTACAACTATGAAGGTTTTAACGCACAATCTTCCAAGCTTCCCGTGACACCAACGAAATTCAATGCCAAAATGTCCGCTCGTTGGATAGGGGCAATCACAGCCCCTCAAACGGGTGAATATAAACTGTCCCTGACCAGTCTCGGTTCTGCGAAACTGTATGTGGATGATGAGTTACTCGTAGACAATCAAGGTGATACATTGAGCACAACGAAGAAAGAAATCACGTTCAAAGAAGGCGAGTCCCACGACATTCGGATTGAGTATCGTACCGATTTCCCGGTACAGTCCAATCATGATATGGGCGCACAGGTTCGTTTTGGCTGGGAAGCTCCAGAAGACGCTGTTGATATTAAAATGCAAAAAGCAGTTGAGCTGGCGAAAAAATCCGATGTTGCCGTCGTAGTAACACGTACGTATGACAGTGAAGGTTATGTAGACCGTTCCGATCTGGAACTGCCGAATAACCAGGAGCAACTGATTCGCAAGGTAGCGGCAGCCAATCCGAAAACGATCGTGGTGCAGATGAGTGGTCGTGCTGTAGAAATGGATTCCTGGCAAAAAGAAGTACCATCCATCGTTCAGGCTTGGTATGCAGGTCAGGAACAAGGTAACGCCGTGGCACGTGTTCTGTTCGGAGATGTGAATCCATCCGGTAAGTTACCAGTGACGTTCCCATCAGATGATTCCCAGACCCCGGTATCCACTGCGGAACAATTCCCGGGTGTGAATGGGGTGGGTAACTACTCCGAAGGTATCTTTGTAGGGTACAAAGGATATGACAAAGAAGGCATGACACCGGCGTTCGCTTTTGGACACGGACTGTCGTATACCGATTTTAATTATCGTAATCTGCATGTGAAGAACACAGGCAAAGGCGACAAAGCAACCGTGGAAGTATCTCTGAACCTGCGCAATACAGGTAAAGTTTCCGGTGCAGAAGTCGTACAGGTCTATGTTGGCAATCTGCCAACCAAAGTGGAGACGCCAGAGAAGCAACTTGCTGGCTGGGCGAAGGTTGATCTGAAGGCAGGCAAGCAGCAACGGGTCAACATTCAACTGGATCGCAGCGCACTGTCCTATTGGGATGAAACATCCCATGAATGGGTAATGCCTAAGGGTAAAGTTCAAGTGTATGTCGGCAATGCATCAGATGATATCCGTCTGACAGGCAGTGTGAATATCGGAAGCAAGTCCGGTAAATAA
- a CDS encoding glycoside hydrolase family 30 beta sandwich domain-containing protein, producing the protein MNMGWREHPKRWIILFIAVCCVGVGVWIIFNRSEEPAPPPVVDKQRAAEVWLTTGDQQNLLTPQKPIPITDQNDADTGSSVASTQESDTSSSEFTIQINPDKTYQTMDGFGAAMTGSSVHLINQLPEEKQEQLLKELFTMEGLNMDMVRHTIGASDYSVGESGEASSYTYDDIESGTDYEMEHFSIDKDQDVVNMLERVAGLKPDLKVLGTPWTAPAWMKYGEEKTTNGWYLDYNNPKVYEAYARYFVKYIEAYQAKGIPIYGITLQNEPEFTSDKYPSMSMGAEEQAMFIRDDLGPALQDAGLDTRIIAYDHNWDRAVEYTGKVLGDEQAAAYIDGSAFHCYAGDPSAMSEVHERFPDKHIYFTECSGGEWSPDFGENLSWQMSNLIIGAPRNWAKNVLLWNIALDPQGGPTNGGCENCRGGVTIDPDSDEITRNVEYYALGHISRYVRPGAVRVDSTQEHGQIENVAFRNPNGTMVLVAANTGEADVSFDVVMDGDTFRYVLTSQSAVTLRWTPKMGTEY; encoded by the coding sequence ATGAACATGGGCTGGCGAGAGCATCCCAAACGATGGATCATCCTGTTCATCGCTGTTTGTTGTGTCGGTGTAGGGGTCTGGATTATCTTCAACCGAAGTGAAGAACCCGCTCCGCCACCGGTAGTGGACAAGCAGAGAGCGGCCGAAGTCTGGTTAACCACAGGAGATCAGCAAAATCTGCTTACACCACAAAAGCCTATTCCAATTACAGATCAGAATGATGCAGACACAGGCTCTTCAGTCGCTTCAACGCAGGAGTCAGACACTTCTTCGTCGGAGTTCACCATACAGATTAACCCGGACAAGACGTATCAGACCATGGATGGATTTGGCGCAGCGATGACAGGTTCGTCGGTACATCTGATTAATCAGCTTCCAGAGGAAAAGCAAGAACAACTGCTGAAGGAACTGTTTACAATGGAAGGGCTAAACATGGATATGGTGCGTCATACGATTGGTGCCTCCGATTATTCGGTGGGTGAATCAGGTGAGGCTTCAAGCTATACCTATGATGATATCGAGTCCGGCACGGACTACGAGATGGAACACTTTTCGATCGATAAAGATCAGGATGTTGTGAATATGTTGGAGCGTGTAGCTGGATTGAAACCGGATCTTAAAGTATTGGGCACACCGTGGACGGCCCCGGCTTGGATGAAGTACGGGGAAGAGAAGACCACTAACGGCTGGTATCTGGATTATAACAATCCCAAGGTATATGAAGCTTATGCGAGATATTTTGTGAAGTATATCGAAGCTTATCAGGCGAAGGGCATTCCCATCTACGGGATCACGTTGCAAAATGAACCGGAGTTCACCTCGGATAAATATCCGAGTATGAGTATGGGGGCCGAAGAACAAGCCATGTTCATTCGGGATGATCTCGGCCCGGCACTACAGGATGCGGGACTGGATACACGAATCATCGCATATGATCATAACTGGGATCGGGCGGTCGAATATACCGGCAAGGTGCTGGGTGATGAGCAGGCTGCTGCCTATATCGATGGATCTGCTTTTCACTGTTATGCAGGTGATCCATCTGCCATGTCGGAAGTGCATGAGCGCTTCCCGGATAAACATATCTATTTTACCGAATGTAGTGGTGGGGAGTGGAGTCCTGATTTTGGCGAGAATCTGAGCTGGCAGATGTCCAATCTCATCATTGGTGCACCTCGCAACTGGGCGAAGAATGTACTGCTCTGGAACATTGCACTCGATCCGCAAGGGGGTCCCACGAACGGGGGCTGTGAGAACTGCCGTGGGGGTGTGACGATTGACCCGGACAGTGATGAAATCACTAGAAATGTCGAGTATTATGCGTTGGGCCACATCAGCCGTTATGTGCGTCCGGGAGCTGTAAGAGTGGATTCCACGCAAGAACATGGGCAGATTGAGAACGTTGCCTTCCGCAATCCGAATGGAACGATGGTGCTGGTTGCAGCTAATACGGGTGAGGCAGATGTTTCCTTTGATGTAGTCATGGATGGAGATACGTTTCGATATGTGCTGACTTCCCAATCGGCAGTTACCTTACGTTGGACTCCGAAAATGGGGACAGAGTATTAA